One genomic region from Lycorma delicatula isolate Av1 chromosome 9, ASM4794821v1, whole genome shotgun sequence encodes:
- the LOC142329976 gene encoding trypsin-1-like: protein MAPYIEYAFVLLAFLHFQGVKSAPHKTQNVYRIVGGHIAKPGEFPFQISLRERAYYDEHFCGGSILDKNTVVTAGHCCNIINQSGKSYSKFYIGTGITNKSDESHMVKREIGSVTIHEDFNRYNLKNDICLIKVTEKFKFNKLVKPIKVNNKHVKEQTKCTISGWGTWKEHTHTCPDPLKGAIVPISNEKECVANYTSFQIGVDLKTMICAGYKEGGTDSCQGDSGGPLVCNKKLAGIVSWGKGCAEAGYPGIYSRVETYVKWLKKHGVNLNYITEENDNYFGFDDDDDNVEENENEGENDDNSSLQEDDVEENLNEGENDDDVNSDTF, encoded by the exons ATGGCACCATATATAGAATATGCATTTGTTCTTTTggcatttttacattttcaag gTGTAAAATCAGCACCTCATAAAACACAGAATGTTTACAGAATTGTCGGAGGACATATAGCAAAACCTGGAGAGTTTCCATTTCag atttctttACGTGAAAGAGCATATTATGATGAACACTTCTGCGGAGGATCTATCTTAGATAAAAATACTGTAGTCACAGCTGGCCATTGTTGTaatat TATTAACCAGAGTGGGAAATCTTACAGCAAGTTTTACATTGGTACTGGAATTACAAATAAATCTGATGAAAGTCATATGGTTAAAAGGGAAATTGGTTCAGTTACAATACATGAAGATTTTAATAGATATAACCTTAAAAATGATATCTGTTTGATCaag gtaacggaaaaattcaaatttaataaactagttAAACCAATAAAAGTGAATAACAAACACGTAAAAGAGCAAACCAAGTGCACTATCAGTGGATGGGGAACATGGAAAGAG cATACACATACATGTCCAGATCCACTGAAAGGAGCCATTGTGCCaatatcaaatgaaaaagaaTGTGTCGCTAATTATACCTCTTTTCAAATAGGAGTTGATTTGAAAACTATGATTTGTGCTGGATATAAAGAAGGAGGCACTGACTCTTGCCAG GGAGACTCAGGTGGTCCATTAGTCTGTAATAAAAAGCTTGCTGGAATCGTATCTTGGGGAAAAGGATGTGCTGAAGCAGGATACCCAGGTATATACTCAAGAGTAGAGACATATGTCAAATGGCTTAAAAAACATGGTGTAAATCTTAACTACATTACTGAAGAAAATGATAATTACTTTggatttgatgatgatgatgataatgtagAGGAGAATGAAAATGAAGGAGAAAATGATGATAACAGCAGTTTACAAGAAGATGATGTAGAGGAGAATTTAAATGAAGGAGAAAATGATGATGATGTGAATTctgatactttttaa